In the genome of Planctomyces sp. SH-PL62, the window GTCGGCCGGGGCCGGCAGGCCCGGGCCCTGGCGCTGCGGGGGGCGTTCGTCGTCCGGCGCGGCGTCGACCTGAAGGGCCGCACCGTCCTGCTCGTCGACGACGTGTTGACCACCGGCGCCACCCTGGGCTCGGCCGCCCGCGCCCTGAAACGGGCCGGCGCCCGCCGCGTCGTCGCCGTCGTCGTCTCCCGCGAATCCTGACCCCGCCCCCCCTTCGACCCGAGCCCAGCCGCCATGAGCCCGTCCCCGACGCCCCTCGACCGCATCCGAATCGGAACCCGAGGCAGCCGCCTGGCGCGCTGGCAGGCCGAATGGGTGGCCGCCACCCTCCGCGACCGTCGCCCCGGCCTGGCCGTCGAGCTGGTCGAGATCAAGACCCACGGCGACCGCGACCGCAACTCCCCCCTCTCGGCCATCGGCGGCACCGGCCTGTTCACCAAGGAGATCCAGCGCGCCCTGCTCGACGGCACGGCCGACGTCGCCGTCCACAGCCTCAAGGACCTCCCCACGCAGGGCCCCGACGATCTGGTCCTGGCCGCCGTGCCGGGCCGCGAGGACGTGGCCGACGCCCTGATCGCGCCGACGCACAAGACGCTGGAGGCGCTCCCCGCCGGAGCGAAGGTCGGCACCGGCTCGATCCGGCGCCGCGCCCAGATCCTCCACGCCCGGCCCGACCTGGCCGTCTCGTCCGTGCGGGGCAACGTCGAGACCCGGCTCAACCTGGCGCTCGACGGCGAACTCGACGCCGTGATCCTGGCCTGGGCGGGCCTGCACCGGCTGGGCCTGCACGATCGCGTGACCCAGCGGCTGGAGCCCCCCGCGATCCTCCCCGCCGTGGGGCAGGGGGCCCTGGGGATCGAATGCCGCCGCGACGACGCCGCGACCCGCGAGCTGCTGGGCCTCCTCGACGACCCCGACGCCCACCGCGCCGTCGTCGCCGAGCGCCGGACCCTCGCCGAGCTGGAAGGGGGCTGCATGATCCCGATGGCCGCCTGGGGCCGGACCTCGGCCGACGGCGCCCTGCTCCTCGACGCCGCCGTCTTCGACCCCGACGGCCGCACCTGCCTCGTCGCCTCCCTGGCGGGCCCCGCCGACGACCCCGACGCCCTCGGCCTCCGCGTCGCCCAGGCCCTCCGCGACCAGGGCGCCGACGCCATCCTCGACGCCTTCCGCCGGTCCCGCTGAGCCGTCCCCCGGCATCCCGGGTCCCCCCGGCGCGGATCTCGGTTACAATGGCGGGATGGACGGACTTCTACTCAGACTGCAACCGACCGGCGACTCCTCGGCACCCGACGCCTCCTCGTTCTGGAAGCTCTTCAAGCCGATCCGCAGGAACCTCGACGGCCTGGCCTGGTGCTTCCTGAACCCACCCTGGTTGGGCGCTCCGGCGGATTTCGAAAAGGATCCTTCGGCGACGATGGCCTTCGACGGGGACGCCGAGACGAGCCTCCAGCTCTGGAGCCCCGGCAGCCTCTCCCGCTACGCCGACCGCTTCGCCGAGGAATTCATCGAGCTGTGGGGCGTCGACCCCGCTCGGCACGACCCGCCGAAAATCGCGGCCCTCTACAACGCGGCCCCCTGGAGCGAAGCCGACGACGTCATCCGGCGGCATGCGGCGGTCTGGCTGAAATACATCGACGAGACATGCTGGGAGATCTACGCGAGGGAGCGGGCCTTGCTGGACTTCCTGGCCCTGCAACTCCGCGGCAAGCCCTGGGTGGAGGTCCACCCGTCTCGCGCCGATGCGCGCGAGGAAGCCTTCCGCGCGGCCGGCCTCGCCGACTCGTGGGAGGCCCGCGGAGGGCGAGGCTGACGCCCCCGGCCGTCGTATCGCCCAGGCCCTCCGCGACCTGGGTGCCGACACCTTCCGGGCGGGGAAGCCGTGAGGGCGAGTGATCCAGATCAGGTCTTGCGCGGAGACTCGGCCATGAAAGCCTATCTCCTGATTTCGCTGGCGCTGTTGTTCATGGCCCTGGGCTTCTGTGTCATGGAAGCTGCCATGCATGTGTTTGTGGCCGAGGCGGTGGCGCGGGATTTGGCCGACGCGGTTGGCGTTAAGGAAGAGGTCCTTCGACCGAACCTCGCGGCCGTCCTGCACCGTGGTTGGCAGAGGCGGGCTATCATCCACAGTCTGCCCTGGCTCCTAAGCTCCGGGTGTTTCTTCTGGTTGTATTGGAAGTCCTTGACCGAAAGCCGGGACAGGCGCACCCCCCAGGCCCCCGGCGATCCGCCTTACGTAAGGTGATGGGCGGAGGCGAGAGGCGGCTGCATGCGCGGGTGAATCACCTTGGAACGCCCCGGTGGTTCGAGTAGAGTCGTATCCGTTCGTTTCGATTCGCATCGCGTCGGTTCGTCGCTTTTCCCCTCTTCGCACGAACGAAAGGACGCTCCGCATGCTCGCTCGGTCCTCGCGCCTCGTCGTGATGTTCGGCCTGATCCTGTCCGTCGTGCTCGCCTCGGCCCGCGCCGAGACGAAGACGATCGCCCGCTGCGGCGAGGGGTTCCTGGAGGAAGTCGACGGCTACCGCGTCCTGCACGTGAAGGGGACGCCTTATGAGATGGGCTTCCAGCAGGGGGCCTTGCTCCGCGAGGACATCCGCGAGAACATCCACTACCTGTTCGAGGTGAAGGGCAAGGAGCTGAAGGTCGAGGTGGCGGGGCTGAACCTGCTGAACCCCAAGCGGGTCATCGCCGGAATCGTCGCCCAGCAGCGGAAGCACGTCCCGGCGCGGTTCTTCGAGGAGATGCAGGGGGTCGCCGACGGAGCGGGGCTGGACGTGCAGGACGTGGTCGTCGCCAACTTCATCCCCGAGCTGTTCCACTGCTCGGGCTTCGCCCTGGGCCGCTCGACGACCAAGGACGGCCGGGTCTACCACGGTCGAGTGCTCGATTACGGCTGCGACTGGCGGCTCCAGGAGCACGCGATCCTGACCGTCGCCGAGCCGACCGGGCGGACGCCGTTCGTGAACGTCACCTACGCCGGGTTCGTCGGCTCGGTGACCGGCATGAACGCGGAGAAGGTCTCGATCGGCGAGATGGGGGGCAAGGGCCTGGGCAAATGGGACGGCGTGCCGATGTCGTTCCTGATGCGGATGGTGCTGGAGGACGCGAAGTCGCTCGACGACGCCGTGGCCGTCTTCCGGGACAACCCCCGGACCTGCGAATACTACTTCGTGGTCGCCGACGGCGAGACCGGCAAGGCGGTCGGCCTGGAGGCGTCGTGGGACGTCTTCAGCGTGATCGCGATGGGGGAATCGCACCCCAAGCTCCCCGAGGCGATCGCCGACGCCGTCGTCCTCTCGGCCGGCGACCGCTACACGGAGCTGGCCCGCCGCGTGAAGGAAGGCCGAGGGGGGTTCGCCGCCGACTCGGCGCGGAAGCTGATGGACCGCCCCGTGGCCATGAAGTCGAACCTGCACAACGTCCTGTTCGAGACCGACACCGGCCGGTTCTGGGTGGCGAACGCCGACAGGGACGGCAACCCGGCCGCCGAGCAGCCGTACCACGCCTTCGACCTGCCGAGCCTGCTGGCGAGCCGCCCCGACGAGTCGGCGGCGACCATCGCCCCCCCCCGGCGGGCCGCGCGGGCCGACGAGCCCGCGGCGGCGGCGGTGCGATGACCCCCCGGGGCCAGCGCGACTACGGCGGCGTGCGGCTCTCGCGGCACGCCGTCGAGCGGTTCGTCGAGCGGTTCGGCGTCGAGGCCGACCGGGCCGAGGCCCGGCTCCGCGAGGCGCTCGGCCGCACCCGTCGGCTCGGCCGCAATCCGGCCAACGGCGCGATCGCGGTCCTCGCCTTGCACGAGGGCCGCACGCTCGTCGCCGTGCTCCAGGACGGGACCTGCCTGACCGTCCTGACCTGGAACCAGTTCGAACCCCGCCTCCCCGACTTCGGCCGCCCCAAGGTCCCCCGGAAGTGGGGACGCACCCTCGCCCGCCTGGCCGCGCCGGTCGACGAGCCGAAGCCCCGCCGCCCCCAGTCCTGACGAGATGAGACGAAACGAGGCCGGGCGGAGCGGAGCGGGGCGCGCGGCGAAAGGACCCGCCAGCCGCCTCCCCCCCGCGTCGGGGAGAGGCTCTCGGGGCCGACCACGGCGTCGGCGGCTGGGGGGCATCTCGGGGTCAGTCGATCAGGCGTTCCTCGGCGGGCTTCTCATAGCCGAGGCTCTTGAGGACCTCGAGGACCTCGCTCCAGGTGGGGAACATCCGGCCGCTGCGCTGCTTGTAGGCGTTCATGGCGAGCATGAACTCCATCTCGGCCTCGGAGTAGTCGCGCTCGCAGGTGGTGGGGTCGACGAACCGTCGACGGCCGCTGCCGTGCCGGGCGAGGGCGGCGCGGCTGGCCTGCTCGCTGGCCTTCCGGTTCATCCATTCCGCCGGGTCGGCCTGGGGCGGGATCGTGGGCGACGGCGAGGGCGGGGCCGCGCTCTTCGTCTTCGCCTTCGGCATGATGGGGGTCCTCGTCGTCCCGAGCGGGGCCGCCTGCAATCGTCCGGTCGCCTCGTACATCCTAGGTGCTCCTCGTGAATCCTTGCCGCGGCCTCGCCGCCGCGGGGGGGGACGTCGGCCGTCGCCGTGGCCTGCGATCACCGCCCGTCGCGTCGCGTGGCTTTCCGGCCTCGCGACGTGGCCCGCGGCCTTCACCCTGGAACCTACGACGCCGGGGGGGCGAAACCGGACGGCAGGACCGCTTTTTTCGGCGGAACCGCTGTTTCGGCCGTCTTCCGAACTTTTCCGAGAATCGGCGTCACGAGGAGGGAGGGGCTTCGTATCTAAGGGTTGGTGCATCGCCGATCCGACCCTGGGCCTCAAGGACGACCCATTTCCCCCACGCGCGGTCAGGACACGACTCATGCCGGAACTCGACGCCGAGACCCTCGTGGGCCAACTGCCGCTCATCGGCCTGCTCTCCCGCGACCAGTTCTTCGAGGCCAAGGCCGAGGCCGAGGACGGCTCGCCCGAGGCGGTGCTGCGCGCCTGCCTTCGCAAGGGCTGGATCACCAGCTGGCAGGTGGAACGGCTGAAGAAGGGGGACGCCTCGCACTTCTTCTTCGGGCCGTACCGGGCGCTCTTCCACCTGGCCGAGGGGACCTTCGCGCGGGTCTACCGGGGCGAGCACTCGCAGACCGGCGAGCCGGTGGCGATCAAGGTCCTCCGCGGGCGGTTCGCCTCGCTCCCCGACGCGGTGGCGTCGTTCCATAAAGAGGCCGAGGCCGGCATGCGGCTGAAGCACGAAAACATCGTGCACATCCTGGATTCCGGCCGCCAGGAAGACAAACATTACATGGCGATGGAGTACGTCGAGGGGATGAACCTCCGCGAACTGCTCCGGCTCCGCACCCGGTTCAAGGGGGACGAGGCCCTGCCGCTGATGATCGGCCTGGCCGAGGGCCTGAAGTACTCGCATGGGCAGGGGGTCACCCACCGGGACATCAAGGCGACGAACATCCTGATCGCCAATTCGGGCGTCGCCAAGCTCGTCGACTTCGGCCTGGCGACGATCCAGGCCGACGACTCCCAGGCGATGAAGAGCCAGCGCACCGTCGACTATTCGGCCCTGGAGCGCTCCTGCGGAAGTCCCAAGGGGGACCCCCGGTCCGACATCTTCTTCCTCGGCTGCGTCTTCTATTACATGCTCACCGGCCAGGTCGCCCTCCAGGACTCCGAGAGCAAGGACCCGCTCAAGAAGATGCTCAAGCGCTCGTTCGGCGGCATCCGCCCCCTGGGCGAGCACCCCTACGCGCCCGACGCGGGGCTCAGCCGGATCATCGAGAAGATGATGCGGATGGACCTGAAGGCCCGCTACCAGACGATGGCCGAGGTCGCCGCCGACCTGGAGGCCTATCGGGAGGCCCGTCGGTCCGGGGCCGCGCCGGGGGGCCCGAAGTCCGACCACGAGCTGGACGTCGACCTGGAGCTGGGAAGCTCGATCTTCCAGAACCCGTTCCTCACCAACGACCCGGACTCCCCCCCGGTCTCGACGGCCGAGGAGGCCCTCGCGCTCGACCTGTCGACGTTCGAGACCCACGCCGGCTCGGGCGAGGCCGAGGACCTGGGCGCCCTGCTGGGGATCGCCCCGGACGAGGAGCCCGAAGCCGAGCCCGAGCCCAAGCCCGAGGCCCGTGCGGAGTCGGCCCCCGAGGCCCGGCCGACCCTCCTCTGCGTGGAGTCCCAGGTCGAGATCCAGGACGCCCTGCGGAAGAACCTGGCCCGCAGGGGCTACCGCGTCTTGCTGATGGCCGACCCCGAACGCGCCGCCGAGCGCTACCGCGAAGCCCCGACCACCGCCGTCGTCTTCGACCTCGACGGCCAGGGGCCCGGCGCCCTCCGCCACCTGGCCGACATGCGCGCCAAGGCCGAGGAAGACGGCGTCCCGTTCCGCGTCCTCGTCCTCCTGGGCCCTCGCCAGGGGGGCCTCCAGGCCAAGCTCCCCCCGGCCGACGAGCAGGTCGTCCTCTCCAAGCCCGTGAAGCTCAAGGACGTCCAGGAAGTCCTGGCCGCGCTGGCGCCGGTCGGCTGAGCCGGCCGTCGCGCCGGCGGGCGAGGAGGAGATCGCCGCCGGCCCTCGGGGGCGTCGCCGGCCGTTGACAGCCGGGGGCGGAGTCCCTATCGTTAACCCGATTCGTTCGGGTCCAAGCCGTTCGAGCGATCGCCGGGGCCGAGGGGGCGCCGGGGCGGTCGCGTCGCCGTTTCGTCGCCTCCCATCGATCGAGAGCCATGAGCGTACGCACCCGATTCGCCCCCAGTCCCACCGGCTTCCTGCACATCGGCGGGGTCCGCACGGCGCTCTTCAACTGGCTCCTCGCCCGGCATCACGGCGGCCAGTTCGTCCTGCGGATCGACGACACCGACCAGGAGCGGCACGTCGACGACGCGGTCGCGAAGATCCTCGACGGCTTCCGCTGGCTGGGCCTCTTCTGGGATGAAGGCCCCGAGGTCGGCGGCGGCCACGGGCCGTACTAC includes:
- a CDS encoding serine/threonine protein kinase, giving the protein MPELDAETLVGQLPLIGLLSRDQFFEAKAEAEDGSPEAVLRACLRKGWITSWQVERLKKGDASHFFFGPYRALFHLAEGTFARVYRGEHSQTGEPVAIKVLRGRFASLPDAVASFHKEAEAGMRLKHENIVHILDSGRQEDKHYMAMEYVEGMNLRELLRLRTRFKGDEALPLMIGLAEGLKYSHGQGVTHRDIKATNILIANSGVAKLVDFGLATIQADDSQAMKSQRTVDYSALERSCGSPKGDPRSDIFFLGCVFYYMLTGQVALQDSESKDPLKKMLKRSFGGIRPLGEHPYAPDAGLSRIIEKMMRMDLKARYQTMAEVAADLEAYREARRSGAAPGGPKSDHELDVDLELGSSIFQNPFLTNDPDSPPVSTAEEALALDLSTFETHAGSGEAEDLGALLGIAPDEEPEAEPEPKPEARAESAPEARPTLLCVESQVEIQDALRKNLARRGYRVLLMADPERAAERYREAPTTAVVFDLDGQGPGALRHLADMRAKAEEDGVPFRVLVLLGPRQGGLQAKLPPADEQVVLSKPVKLKDVQEVLAALAPVG
- a CDS encoding C45 family autoproteolytic acyltransferase/hydolase codes for the protein MLARSSRLVVMFGLILSVVLASARAETKTIARCGEGFLEEVDGYRVLHVKGTPYEMGFQQGALLREDIRENIHYLFEVKGKELKVEVAGLNLLNPKRVIAGIVAQQRKHVPARFFEEMQGVADGAGLDVQDVVVANFIPELFHCSGFALGRSTTKDGRVYHGRVLDYGCDWRLQEHAILTVAEPTGRTPFVNVTYAGFVGSVTGMNAEKVSIGEMGGKGLGKWDGVPMSFLMRMVLEDAKSLDDAVAVFRDNPRTCEYYFVVADGETGKAVGLEASWDVFSVIAMGESHPKLPEAIADAVVLSAGDRYTELARRVKEGRGGFAADSARKLMDRPVAMKSNLHNVLFETDTGRFWVANADRDGNPAAEQPYHAFDLPSLLASRPDESAATIAPPRRAARADEPAAAAVR
- the hemC gene encoding hydroxymethylbilane synthase, producing MSPSPTPLDRIRIGTRGSRLARWQAEWVAATLRDRRPGLAVELVEIKTHGDRDRNSPLSAIGGTGLFTKEIQRALLDGTADVAVHSLKDLPTQGPDDLVLAAVPGREDVADALIAPTHKTLEALPAGAKVGTGSIRRRAQILHARPDLAVSSVRGNVETRLNLALDGELDAVILAWAGLHRLGLHDRVTQRLEPPAILPAVGQGALGIECRRDDAATRELLGLLDDPDAHRAVVAERRTLAELEGGCMIPMAAWGRTSADGALLLDAAVFDPDGRTCLVASLAGPADDPDALGLRVAQALRDQGADAILDAFRRSR